The Silene latifolia isolate original U9 population chromosome Y, ASM4854445v1, whole genome shotgun sequence sequence TGAAAAAATAAGTAATCATTCTATTGTACGTATGTTAAGGAATGCAATGGTGGATGTTTTCTGGGAATTTTCAAAAGGGTTCTTAGATTTGTCAACTGTATCAAATTGTCTTAAACTGTATCggtgaattgttatctatttgaagtaattaaaaatcaaaatacaaattGTAATCTTAGAGCAAAACCCTTAAAAAAACCTTGTTCTTACATCTTTCATTCATTTACGTAAAATAGTGCGTATGTCACGAAGTAAATACATTATGAGCAAATTGACAAACAATCTCACGTTAATCCATTTTATGAGAAAATTCCGTTtttaaaatattatatatgaaGGAAAATGAGATAGCATCACTTATGATTGTGTTATCGAATTTTAATACCACCTTTTTACATGTACATACAAGATCGATCTTACTAGTCTCTGTTATATGGAGTTTTACATAGTAGGATCGGTCTTACGCATTAATGCATACAAAAATGTGGTCTTGAAACTTAGTATTACTCGTTGACGCTTTATTATTGCATTTTTTTTAATGAGTAAATAAATGACAGGCTTTGTTGAAAGCATGGGGTGATGCATGCAATTGGAAGGGCGGAAGCAAATTGGAAGTCCCTTCAGCTACTTACTTGGTTAACCCGGTAATATTGAAAGGCCCATGCAGGGGCCCAATTGAGTTCCATAATTCAGGCACTTTAAAGGGCCCACAGGGCCTAAGAGGCGATTCTTTGATCGAATTTCAGTATATTGATGGATTGACTTTAAATGGAGGAGTTTTTGATGGTCAAGGCCCACCAAAACAGGCTGCTCCCGGCCTTCCAACGGTAATCCTCTCGCTCTCAAATGGTCTTACAataattttacacacatttttttCATAGGTTGAATAACGTGTACTctacaaagataacaagtatatTCGAAGAAATAGTTATTAAACATTACTTTAGTGAGACCAATAACATTGCTGATTTTATGGCCTCTGTTGGACATTCATGTCTAACTATTTCGAGATGGTTTGGAAGTAGATCGATGACTTCAACTTATCTCACTTATCCAAAAAATAAAATTGGTTGGTGTATCCTAAAGGTTCAACCTAGTTTCTTTACTTTATCGGGAAAAATATAAATAAGCAAAATAAAACTAAGAATTGAATAATTATTTTGGGCCCTTTGTTAAAACGGTTTTGTTAAAACAAATTGTATTAAAATCAATTTCAAAATGCCATGTAATTCAAAGCGCAATTATTTAcatggcttttttttttttttttacttaaatGAACTAAGTTATTTACTGTTTATGTTTTTCAGCTGCTAAGATTCACATTTATCACAAATTCGAGAGCACAATTGGTGAAACTAATCAACAGTCAAAGCACTCATTTCCACCTCTTTGGTTGCAAACAAATTGTCATAGACCAAATAAGCATATCATCACCAGAAAACAGTCCAAACACTGACGGAATTAAGATCGGCGAATCAAATGTGTTACGAATTGTATCGTCCAAGCTTGCCTTTCTCATTAGAATAACAAGGTTTATATAGTACAGAATATCCTATAAATTAGGATCATATCAAAACTGATATTGACTAAATCATTGACATATTAACTAAGATATGACGAGATATTATATGGGCTAATATCTCGCCTAATACCCCCCCTCAAACTGGAGCATGGAGGTCGAGAATGCCCAGTTTGCGAAGAAGATAGTGGAATTGGCTAACACCCAAAGGCTTTGTAAAGATGTCCGCAATCTGTTCATTAGTGGGCACATGGTACGGTTTTACAAGGCCTTCGGTGATAGCGTCACGGACAAAGTGACAGTCAATTTCAATGTGCTTCGTTCTTTCGTGGAAAACCGGGTTCTGAGCAAGGTGGATGGCAGATTGATTATCGCAGTACAGACGCATAGGAGTGGAGAGTGTAACATCCAAGGTAGTAAGGAGACCTTTTAGCCATTTTAATTCACAGACAAGTGCGGCCATTGAGCGATACTCAGCTTCACTGGAAGAAAGGGAGACCGTTTGTTGTTTCTTAGTTTTCCAAGAGACCGGAGAGTCACCAAGAAACACAAACCAGCCCGTGACGGATCGACGCGACAAGGAGCAGGTTCCCCAATCAGAATCGCACCATCCGGACACCGTTAGAGCACTGTCAGACCGAAGTAAAACGCCCTGTCCCGGACTTCCTTTAAGATAACGCACTACGCGTAAGGCGGCCTCCATATGAGCCGTACGAGGGTGCTTGAGAAATTGAGAAAGGACATGTACAGCAAAGGACAAATCTGGCCGAGTGACGGCCAAGTACACTAAGCGACCAACCAAGCGGCGATAACGGTCGGGTTCGAGCAAGAAGGAGCTATTATCAGTGCTTAGTTTATGATTAATTTCCATGGGTGTGGAAGCAGGCTTAGCTCCCAAAAGGCCGGTCTCGGTTATAATATCGAGAGTGTATTTCCTTTGGTTCAAATAAATACCATCAACACTTCGAGCAACTTCGAGACCAAGGAAATATTTTAGCGGTCCCAAATCCTTCATGTGAAAACAGCGACTCAAATAGTCCTTAAATGCCGTGATGGAGGGTGAGTCATTGCCAGCGATAACAAGATCGTCGACATAAATAAGAACATGTAAACGTACCTCATCACGTGAATAAGTAAAGAGCGAGTAGTCCGAATAAGAGTGACGGAACCCATATTCACGTAAGGCACCGGCCAACTTGGAAAACCAGCAGCGAGGTGCCTGACGAAGACCATATAACGACTTCTTTAGGCGACACACCTTGCCAACATGCCCACGATGGAACCCGGGGGGGAGTTTCATATATACTTCTTCATTCAAATCCCCATGTAAGAAAGCATTGTGCACATCCATTTGATGCAACTCCCATTTCTTGACAGCAGCTACAGCTAGAAAAGTGCGTATGGTAACCATCTTAACGACGGGAGCAAACGTTTCCCCATAATCGATCCCTTCAATTTGATGATTGCCAAACACAACCAAACGAGCTTTGAGCCTTTCAATAGTGCCATCGGacttatatttgattttatagaCCCAACGACAACCAAGAGCTTTCTTAGCGGGGGGGAGATCAGACAATTCCCAAGTTCCATTGTTTTCGAGGGCATTAATTTCTTCCTGCATAGCTTTACACCAACCATCATCACGAATGGCAACGTGAAATGATGGAGGTTCGATGCCGGCAGTGACAGCTGCAAGAAAAGAACGATGCCGACTAGAGAATTTATGACAATTAACAAAATTCGCTAAAGCGTAAGGAGTACCTGAAGATGACGGAGGAGATGTCGGTGAGCTAGGTGAAGGTGGACTGTCGGTGCTATTGAGAACATAATCACGCATTCTAGAATTCGGAATTTTGACCCGGTGACCACGGCCCATTTCCGTCATAGCTGGGGCTTCCTGACCAGGCGGCTCAGGGTCCGGTGTGGGCTCTTCGGTCGGGAGAGGACCAGGAGTCGGAGTGGGAGTAGGCGTGGTGGAACCGGTGGTCGTAGGAGATGCTTGCGAGGAGGTGTTCAAGTCATCATCATAAAGAATGTCCGTGGGTTCAAGTGGGGGAATAGGAGTGCTGGAATCATTAAATGGGAATTTGTCCTCATAGAAGTGGACATCACGGGAGACAAGAAAAGTGTCCGTCTCAAGATCATAAACTTTCCAGCCCTTCTTATTATGAGGGTATCCGAGAAAAACGCATCGACGACTGCGAGGCTCAAATTTATCTCCCCGAGTTTTTTGATTGTGAACAAAACAAAGGCACCCAAATACTCGTAAATTGACATAAGAAGGTTGGACCCCAAGCAAAACCTCATAGGGCGTTTTATTAGCCAAAACAGTGGAGGGTGTCCGATTAATTAAATATGCGGCAGTAAGTATACATTCACCCCAAAATTTTGTAGGGAGATTACCTTGAAACAGTAAGGCACGTGCGACATTGAGAATATGACGATGCTTACGTTCGACCCGCCCATTTTGTTGAGGCGTGCCGACGCAAGATGTCTGAAATTGGATACCCTGCTGTAAAAAATAATCCGCCATGTGATTAAATTCATTCCCATTGTCACTGCGAACGACCTTGACCTGTTTAGAAAATTGTGTTTGTACCATGGATAGAAAATTCATGAACATGTCGGTGACCTCTGTTTTAGCAAGCAAGAGATAAACCCAAACGGATCGTGAGTAATCATCCACAATCGTCAAAAAGTATTTAGCACCACAGGACGAGGGAGTGCGATACGGGCCCCAAAGATCGCAATGTATTAAAGAGAAAATATCAGTGGCGGTATTGTTACTTAAAGCAAAGCTATGACGAGACTGTTTAGCAAGGTGACACACATCACACACCGAGCTTTTATTCAAATTAAAAGGACGAACACAGGGAATAAATTGAACTACTTtgtcacccggatgaccaagtcGACGATGCCATAAATCATAAGTCCCCACTGTGCTCACAGTATGCAACACCGAGGGCTTTTCCATCGCACCGAAGAAGTACAGTCCATCTTGCAGCTCACCGACTCCAATCGTCATCCTCGAGGAACGGTCCTGTATAATACAAGAATCCTTAGCAAATTGTAAAATATAATCAGCATCATTCGTTAATTGAGATACAGAGATTAAGTTACACGTCAAATTGGGAACGAATAAAACCCGACGAAGAGTAATTTGATCACTGATGCACACGGTGCCCATTTGTGCGGCTAATATACGCTGCCCATTAGGCAGCCCAACAGGCCGTGGAGGTATCACAGTACAATCCGTCAAGAGTGTCAAGTCACCTGTGACATGGTTAGAAGCTCCGGTATCAATAATCCAAGGCATACACTTACCAGACAAGCGATCCGAGGAAGCAATAGAAGCAGCGGTATGAACAACATTAGCATGAACAAGTGAAGTAGCGCCTGAAGTGCTCGCACCAGACCCACCAGAAGCGCCGCTTGTACCAGTCCCGGCATTAACACCTCTGCTACGGCGGAATTCAGCTAATGTGCGGGGCCGAGAACCCCACCAATCCGGAAACGTGTTTAATTTAAAGAAACAAGACTGAATGTCGTGACCCTTAACGGAGCAGTGGGTGCAAAACAGTTTACGCCGCTCCATTTTTTCTTGCTCACGGAGAGCTTTCAGGTCAGCAGAGACGCGGGAAGCACCCGGCATGGCAAACGCCATAACATCAGACACCTCGGAGGAGGCCGAGGCATCACCCAGAAGCAACCTCTCGGCCTGCAGTACGGCGTGATACCCACGATTGAGAGTGGGTAACGGGTCTAGTTGGAATTGTTGATTACGAAGGGTTCCGTATAAGCTAGGATCAAGACCCATAAAAAATTGATGAAGCCGTTCATTGTCAAGACGCTGAACAGCCTGGGACGAAATTTCACAGGTACATTTACCACATTTACAAGCGAAAGGAGGCTCATGAATAGCGAGAGCATCCCACAGCGATTTTAATTTGCCATAGTATGTAGTGACAGACATACCTTTCAACTGCTTACAATTCCCGAGTTCAGTTTTGAGAGAATGAATGGTCGTACCATCAACAACCGCAAAACGATCCTCCAATTCCTTCCATAAAACAGCTGCTTCCTCGACATATGGAACACTGGCAAGAACCGAGTCATCAATCGAATGTCGCAGCCACTGAACAATGGTACAATTAACAACCTCCCATTGTTCAAGCAATTTTTTGTCAGTAGGTTGTGTGATAGAGCCGTCACAAAAGCCAAACTTGCGACGGGATTTGAGAGACATTCGCATCGAACGACTCCAGTCCTCATAATTAGCACTTGTTAATTTAACATTAGAAATTTGGATGCTTGGCACATCGTGGGAGCCAAGGAAATATGGTGATAGGGGATCGATTTTGAATTCGGTGGAGGAGATTTGTTCGCCGCCACCAGTCGACATGGTGAAAAAAAATGAAGATTTAGGGTTTGAGAGAATTGTGTGACTGGCTCGATACCATGTTACGAATTGTATCGTCCAAGCTTGCCTTTCTCATTAGAATAACAAGGTTTATATAGTACAGAATATCCTATAAATTAGGATCATATCAAAACTGATATTGACTAAATCATTGACATATTAACTAAGATATGACGAGATATTATATGGGCTAATATCTCGCCTAATAAAATGGCATTAATATCTTAAAGACAAACATAGAGTCGGGAGATGATTGTGTAGCCCTTATTCGCGGTAGTAAGGATATTACTGtcagtggggtcacttgcggtcCGGGTCATGGTATTAGCATTGGAAGCTTGGGTGAGTCCGAAAATGAACAAGTCGAACACGTTGTGGTAAGACAATGTAGACTTTTTGATACTACAAATGGGTTGAGGATTAAAACCAAGGCTAGTGACATGTCTGGCACAGTAAGTAATATTACGTACCAAGATATCTCATTTCGGAACGTCGATAATCCCATCGTTTTCGACCAAAATTATTGCCCGTCCAGGACTTGTCGACAGGTATGTGAGAAATTTTGATTTTATTCCGTAATTTGTTACTTTCTTTATGTTGTAAAAATTATTTGACTACCATTTAAATTACATTGGTCAATTGTCAATATGCTACTGCTGgatgttgatgttgatgttgtGATTGCTACCCCTCCAATAATTTATTCTATGGATAGTTGTCAGTTTTAATTACAGTCTTATAATTAGAGAAACAAAGTTAGGTGGATGTATTCCAATATTATGTTAATGACTAGTTTTTTTGAAATTAATTTCAGctctagtttagtttagtttcatTCACTTCTGTTCAGTTCAGCTGTACTCACTTTAATTTAGTTCAGTTTAGAAAATAGTAGAGCCTAATTAGGGTATATGTTGTAAATATGTGATGGGTTTAGGATAGTTTGGTCAttttaaaaggaaaaaaaaatccattttaaaaagaaaaaagaaatccATAAAAAGAAGTAAAAGAAATAGGAAGAATAAAAGTTTTACATAAATAGGAAAGTGGAAAAATATGTGTGGTTGGAGTCCTTGGAGGAAGTACTCCATTTTGATTCATTGTAGTAAAAACACATCACTAGGTATTTTTTTTGAAATCGCTAGAAGTAGAAAAAAATTTATTATAGATTAATTGGATTTTTGGAAAAAATAAACTGACTAGCTTAAGTTTGTTCAAAATTGAATGGATTATATACTACTTCTgtaaaaataatataaatatatTGGAAAATGGAAAAGAAACATTGAACTCAACTATGGATCGGAATATTATCTTTTAACATGTAAAGAACATGACATTGTTAAATTTTTATTAACAtaaacatgtttttacttgtCATAAATCAATTTAAATATAAATTTTGATATTGTATGTGGAAAACTACTTTTTATATCGTCTTCTCATTGACATATTATCATTGTTTATATATAATTAATTGATATCTTCTTTTCATTCTTTTAAATTAAAGGGTAATTCTCGAGTGCAAATAAAGGACATCAAGTTTATAAACGTACACGGGACATCAAAGATAAACACTGCGGTAGTTTTACAATGCAGCGGAAGCAATCCATGCAAGGGGATCGAGTTGAAGGACATTAATATTGCTTACTACAAATACCAAGCTAGTACGATATCAAATTGCTCTAATGTTCATGGCCAATCTTCCGGTATACAAATACCTAAACCTTGTATCTCAGTATAGCACGATAGATCGACCTATCATTTCGACTTGTTCTTTGTGTCAATTGATCATATACGAGTTATCTAGTAACACCCGAGTAAGTAACTTGGTAATATGTTTTCAGATGATTAATCACAAACAAAAGGTTATTTATATTCTggattaccttttttttttacctAAGCAATAGATTGGATATAATTAATTAcggt is a genomic window containing:
- the LOC141627968 gene encoding polygalacturonase-like, with protein sequence MKYRMKAMFFVYILLLATISFTPGECDTKVFNLKDYGAVQGGNVDISQALLKAWGDACNWKGGSKLEVPSATYLVNPVILKGPCRGPIEFHNSGTLKGPQGLRGDSLIEFQYIDGLTLNGGVFDGQGPPKQAAPGLPTLLRFTFITNSRAQLVKLINSQSTHFHLFGCKQIVIDQISISSPENSPNTDGIKIGESNVLRIVSSKLAFLIRITRFI